A single genomic interval of Juglans regia cultivar Chandler chromosome 1, Walnut 2.0, whole genome shotgun sequence harbors:
- the LOC108982238 gene encoding prohibitin-3, mitochondrial-like encodes MGSPAAVSFLTTIARAAFGLGAAATVLNSSLYNVDGGQRAVIFDRLRGILDETVGEGTHFLVPWLQKPFIFDIRTKPHTFSSVSGTKDLQMVNLTLRVLSRPEVTKLPEIVQTLGLEYDEKVLPSIGNEVLKAVVAQFNADQLLTERPQVSALVRNGLMERARNFNIVLDDVAITHLSYGAEFSRAVEQKQVAQQEAERSKFVVAKAEQERRAAIIRAEGESEAAKMISDATAQAGMGLIELRKIEAMRENASTLAKSPNVAYLPGGQQILMALNASR; translated from the coding sequence ATGGGTAGCCCGGCTGCTGTTTCATTCCTCACCACCATCGCACGCGCCGCCTTCGGTCTCGGCGCAGCCGCGACGGTCCTCAACTCCTCGCTTTACAACGTTGACGGTGGGCAGCGAGCCGTCATATTCGACCGTCTCCGTGGAATACTGGACGAGACCGTGGGGGAGGGGACACATTTCCTGGTACCATGGCTCCAGAAGCCCTTCATCTTCGACATCCGAACCAAGCCCCACACTTTTTCCTCTGTCTCCGGCACCAAGGACCTCCAGATGGTCAACCTGACCCTCCGAGTCCTCTCTCGTCCCGAGGTCACGAAACTGCCAGAGATCGTCCAAACCCTAGGGCTCGAGTACGATGAGAAGGTCCTCCCATCGATCGGCAACGAGGTTCTCAAGGCCGTGGTGGCGCAATTCAACGCCGACCAGCTCCTCACCGAGCGGCCTCAGGTCTCGGCCTTGGTCCGCAATGGCCTGATGGAGCGGGCCAGGAATTTTAACATCGTGCTCGACGACGTAGCGATCACGCACCTGTCTTACGGGGCGGAATTCTCGCGCGCCGTGGAGCAGAAGCAAGTGGCCCAGCAGGAGGCCGAGCGGTCCAAGTTCGTGGTGGCGAAGGCGGAGCAAGAGAGGCGGGCCGCAATTATTCGGGCTGAGGGAGAGAGCGAGGCGGCCAAGATGATCTCGGACGCCACTGCACAGGCTGGGATGGGCCTTATCGAGCTCAGGAAGATTGAGGCTATGAGGGAGAACGCTAGTACGCTGGCCAAGTCGCCAAATGTGGCATACCTGCCCGGCGGTCAGCAAATACTCATGGCTCTCAATGCCTCGCGTTGA
- the LOC109019743 gene encoding plant UBX domain-containing protein 1-like isoform X1: protein MFLDAPVPLPLKRRRLASVDPMEVEAAKAKFAAIKEKFGREIRVFETSAASPSSHEVSNSAEETDDFYEFTAEDYYRISASKKEDKFLKTRKIREAEEAARKPKITKAVIRVRFPDHHTLEVTFHASETIQSLVDLLKKVVTRPELPFYIYTAPPKKQITDMPQDFYNAGFVPGAIVYFSYDLREGDDSTDANSAPFLQEEIMSLKDLDFSTEQSQQAEAVQSAPEPVPVTPAPVVQEQKAAGKKPVKPKWLRM from the exons ATGTTTCTTGATGCTCCTGTTCCACTACCTTTGAAGAGAAGAAGACTCGCGAGCGTTGATCCCATGGAGGTTGAAGCGGCCAAg GCGAAGTTTGCagctattaaagaaaaatttggaCGAGAAATCCGTGTGTTCGAAACATCAGCAGCTTCTCCATCATCACATGAAGTGTCCAATAGTG CAGAGGAGACAGATGACTTCTATGAGTTTACTGCTGAGGATTATTATCGAATTTCAGCTTCTAAAAAGGAAG ATAAATTCTTGAAGACACGAAAAATTCGAGAAGCAGAAGAAGCGGCTCGCAAGCCAAAAATAACAAAG GCTGTCATTAGGGTTCGCTTTCCTGATCATCACACATTAGAGGTCACATTTCATGCATCAGAAACAATTCAGAGCTTGGTCGATCTTCTCAAGAAAGTGGTTACTCGACCAGAACTGCCATTCTATATAT ATACTGCTCCTCCTAAGAAGCAGATAACAGACATGCCACAAGATTTTTACAATGCTGGCTTTGTTCCCGGAGCaattgtgtatttttcttaTGATCTACGGGAAG GTGATGATTCTACAGATGCAAATTCAGCTCCCTTCCTTCAGGAAGAGATCATGTCTTTGAAAGATTTGGACTTTAGTACTGAGCAGAGCCAGCAGGCAGAGGCTGTTCAGTCTGCACCAGAACCTGTACCAGTAACACCCGCCCCTGTCGTTCAAGAACAAAAAGCTGCAGGGAAAAAACCTGTTAAGCCCAAGTGGCTGAGAATGTGA
- the LOC109019737 gene encoding F-box protein SKIP14-like: MPLSFSNRYADMNCEGPHDSWSCWGLNSELEGSDCSEMGKAELGGYGESVVADDVIDKLPSDPFGMDIRSTITITGWFKNWGEESDSGCDGFGIDEAENESADPHGLFAGLNWVWNGSMKFAPDSGNMKLGGISIPCDGFDGLGVETEFLDDAFALDGNVEDFMSVSRFGNWVVSKGDRELRDCGKSCFDDGEGGAPHDAMFFALSYLGVQDLLNVERVCKSLRDTVRSDHLLWRTIHIDQPLSEKITDDALLKLANRAQGTLQCLNLVECIRITDSGLKHVLETNPRLTKLSVPGCVRLSVDGLLDNLRAFKSVGLPGIKHLRIGGIHSIMDKQFEELQFLLNADKHMPLSARRPRIYRGGKSYLSSDDDCAIDVEVCPRCQKFRLVYDCPAESCQGKHQTAQLCRACILCIARCINCGRCIKDRDYEETFCLDSLCLDCWKLNGQDRPGEKGAPSFIERPGTSFASVADREDIVHRHWM, translated from the exons ATGCCTCTCAGTTTCTCTAATAGGTACGCGGATATGAATTGTGAGGGTCCACACGATTCTTGGAGTTGCTGGGGTTTGAATTCTGAGTTGGAGGGTTCTGATTGCAGCGAAATGGGCAAGGCTGAATTGGGCGGCTATGGCGAATCGGTGGTGGCTGATGACGTTATCGATAAGTTGCCTAGTGATCCATTTGGAATGGATATAAGGTCTACGATTACGATCACGGGTTGGTTTAAAAATTGGGGGGAGGAATCTGATTCAGGTTGTGATGGTTTTGGGATTGATGAAGCGGAAAATGAGAGTGCTGATCCTCATGGACTATTTGCAGGGTTAAATTGGGTTTGGAATGGTTCCATGAAGTTTGCACCTGATTCTGGTAACATGAAATTAGGCGGAATTTCAATTCCTTGTGATGGGTTTGATGGACTTGGGGTTGAGACTGAATTTCTTGATGATGCTTTTGCACTGGATGGAAATGTGGAGGATTTTATGAGTGTCAGCCGTTTTGGAAATTGGGTTGTGAGCAAAGGAGATCGGGAGTTGAGGGATTGCGGGAAATCTTGTTTTGATGACGGTGAAGGAGGTGCACCCCACGATGCCATGTTTTTTGCTTTGAGCTATCTGGGTGTGCAGGACCTTCTCAATGTAGAAAGGGTTTGCAAATCTTTGCGCGATACGGTTAGAAGTGATCATCTTCTATGGAGAACTATTCACATTGATCAGCCGTTGAGTGAGAAGATCACGGATGATGCTCTTCTGAAGTTGGCTAACAGGGCACAAGGTACCCTTCAGTGCTTGAACCTAGTGGAGTGCATAAGAATAACTGATAGTGGTTTGAAGCACGTACTTGAAACCAATCCAAGACTGACAAAG CTAAGCGTCCCAGGATGTGTCAGACTTAGTGTTGATGGCTTATTGGATAACTTAAGGGCCTTCAAGTCTGTTGGCTTGCCTGGAATAAAGCACTTAAGAATTGGGGGCATCCACAGTATAATGGACAAACAGTTTGAAGAATTGCAGTTTTTGCTGAATGCAGATAAGCATATGCCGCTGAGTGCCCGCCGACCACGGATTTATCGTGGGGGGAAGTCGTATCTCTCTTCTGATGATGATTGTGCCATCGACGTTGAGGTCTGCCCCAGGTGCCAGAAGTTTAGACTAGTTTATGATTGTCCAGCAGAGAGTTGTCAGGGGAAACATCAGACTGCCCAGTTGTGCAGGGCTTGCATACTCTGCATAGCACGCTGTATCAATTGTGGGCGCTGCATTAAGGACCGTGATTATGAGGAAACATTTTGTCTAGACTCCCTGTGTTTGGATTGTTGGAAGCTTAATGGACAAGATAGGCCAGGTGAAAAAGGTGCACCATCTTTCATCGAGAGACCTGGTACCAGTTTTGCTTCTGTGGCAGATAGGGAAGATATTGTGCATCGCCATTGGATGTAG
- the LOC109019736 gene encoding glucose-6-phosphate 1-dehydrogenase, cytoplasmic isoform isoform X1, translated as MESGSWHVEKRDTSRDEPFRDVDNVPVTGCLSIVVLGASGDLAKKKTFPALYNLFRQGFLPPDEVHIFGYARTKISDDELRNRIRGYLINEKSASSENSENLRKFLQLVKYVSGSYDSEEGFRLLDKEISKQELSKNTVEGSSRRLFYLALPPSVYPSVCRMIRHFCTNKSNLGGWTRIVVEKPFGKDLESAEQLSAQIGELFEEPQIYRIDHYLGKELVQNMLVLRFANRFFLPLWNRDNIDNIQIVFREDFGTEGRGGYFDEYGIIRDIIQNHLLQVLCLVAMEKPVSLKPEHIRDEKVKVLQSVLPINDDDVVLGQYEGYRDDPTVPDNSNTPTFATVILRINNERWEGVPFILKAGKALDSRKADIRVQFKDVPGDIFKCKKQGRNEFVIRLQPSEAMYMKLTVKKPGLEMLTIQSELDLSYRQRYQGVTIPEAYERLILDTVRGDQQHFVRRDELRAAWEIFTPLLHRIDGGEMKPAPYKPGSRGPAAADELLEKAGYVQTHGYIWIPPTL; from the exons ATGGAATCAGGATCATGGCACGTTGAGAAAAGAGATACTTCAAGAGACGAGCCGTTCAGAGATGTTGACAATGTCCCCGTAACTGGGTGTCTCTCCATTGTTGTGCTCGGTGCTTCTGGCGATCTCGCCAAGAAGAAGACCTTCCCGGCACTCTACAACCTCTTTCGGCAG GGATTCCTACCCCCCGATGAAGTTCACATTTTTGGCTATGCAAGGACTAAGATTTCGGATGACGAGCTAAGAAATCGCATACGTGG GTatcttattaatgaaaaaagTGCTTCATCAGAGAACTcggagaatttaagaaagtttcTGCAACTG gTTAAATATGTAAGTGGATCTTATGATTCCGAGGAAGGCTTTCGGCTGTTGGATAAGGAAATCTCAAAGCAGGAATTATCAAAAAATACTGTGGAGGGATCGTCTCGGAGACTTTTTTATCTGGCACTTCCTCCATCAGTTTATCCATCTGTCTGCAGGATGATCAGGCATTTTTGCACGAATAAAT CCAATCTTGGTGGATGGACAAGGATTGTTGTTGAGAAGCCTTTTGGCAAAGATTTGGAATCTGCAGAGCAACTCAGTGCCCAGATTGGAGAGTTATTTGAAGAACCACAAATTTACCGTATAGACCACTATTTGGGAAAGGAATTGGTGCAGAATATG TTGGTTCTTCGATTTGCAAATCGCTTCTTCTTGCCCCTTTGGAATCGTGACAACATTGACAATATACAA ATTGTGTTCAGGGAGGATTTTGGGACCGAAGGTCGTGGTGGATATTTTGATGAATATGG GATTATTCGTGATatcattcaaaatcatctgTTGCAG GTTCTTTGCCTAGTTGCCATGGAAAAGCCAGTTTCTCTCAAACCTGAGCATATTCGGGATGAGAAAGTGAAA GTTCTTCAATCAGTTCTTCCAATTAACGATGATGATGTTGTTCTTGGACAATATGAAGGCTATAGGGATGATCCAACAGTTCCTGATAACTCAAATACTCCAACTTTTGCAACTGTAATTCTGAGAATAAACAATGAAAGATGGGAGG GTGTACCATTTATACTCAAGGCTGGGAAAGCATTGGATTCGAGAAAGGCAGACATACGTGTTCAATTTAAGGATGTGCCTGGTGATATATTCAAAT GTAAAAAGCAGGGGAGAAATGAGTTTGTAATACGCCTCCAGCCTTCAGAAGCCATGTACATGAAGCTTACG GTCAAGAAGCCTGGACTGGAGATGCTGACTATCCAAAGTGAATTAGACTTGTCGTATAGGCAACGTTATCAAGGGGTCACAATCCCAGAGGCTTATGAACGTCTAATTCTTGACAC AGTAAGAGGTGATCAGCAGCATTTTGTTcgcagagatgagttgagg GCGGCATGGGAGATCTTCACACCTCTTCTGCACAGAATTGATGGTGGAGAAATGAAGCCGGCTCCATACAAACCGGGGAGCCGAGGTCCTGCAGCAGCAGATGAACTGCTAGAAAAAGCTGGTTATGTTCAAACACATGGCTATATATGGATCCCTCCCACCTTGTAG
- the LOC109019738 gene encoding cytosolic Fe-S cluster assembly factor NBP35, giving the protein MENGEIPENANEHCPGTQSDSAGKSDACEGCPNQEVCATAPKGPDPDLVAITERMATVKHKILVLSGKGGVGKSTFSAQLSFALAAMDFQVGLLDIDICGPSIPKMLGLEGQDVHQSNLGWSPVYVESNLGVMSIGFMLPNPDEAVIWRGPRKNGLIKQFLKDVYWGELDFLIVDAPPGTSDEHISIVQLLEATGIDGAIIVTTPQEVSLIDVRKEVSFCKKVGVQVLGVVENMSGLCQPVMDFKFTKMTETGEQRDVTEWFKEYVRENAPEIQNLFACSEVFDSSGGGAERMSREMGVPFLGKVPLDPQLCKAAEEGRSCFIDKKCGASAPALKMIIEKLIENQGFSRMLVADGA; this is encoded by the exons ATGGAGAACGGTGAAATTCCCGAAAACGCTAACGAGC ATTGCCCTGGTACCCAATCAGATTCTGCTGGAAAATCTGACGCTTGCGAAGGATGCCCTAATCAAGAAGTTTGTGCTACTGCTCCTAAAGGCCCTGAcccag ACTTGGTTGCAATCACTGAAAGAATGGCTACTGTTAAGCATAAGATACTGGTTTTATCGGGTAAAGGTGGAGTTGGCAAGAGTACATTCTCTGCCCAACTGTCGTTTGCTCTGGCAGCTATGGACTTCCAAGTGGGTCTCCTTGACATTGACATTTGTGGCCCGAGCATCCCAAAGATGCTTGGCCTAGAAGGTCAAGATGTCCACCAGAGCAACCTTGGCTGGTCTCCTGTTTACGTTGAGTCCAACCTTGGGGTCATGTCCATTGGATTCATGCTTCCTAACCCTGATGAAGCTGTCATATGGAGGGGTCCACGCAAAAATGGGCTCATCAAGCAATTCCTGAAGGATGTATACTGGGGAGAACTTGATTTTTTGATTGTTGATGCTCCTCCTGGGACCTCAGATGAGCACATCTCAATTGTCCAACTGCTCGAGGCTACTGGAATAGATGGTGCAATTATAGTCACTACTCCACAAGAAGTCTCCTTGATTGATGTGCGGAAAGAAGTGAGTTTCTGCAAGAAAGTTGGAGTCCAGGTTCTTGGGGTTGTTGAGAACATGAGTGGCTTGTGCCAGCCAGTGATGGATTTCAAGTTTACAAAGATGACAGAGACAGGTGAACAGAGAGACGTTACAGAGTGGTTCAAGGAGTATGTGAGAGAAAACGCACCAGAGATTCAAAATTTGTTTGCTTGTAGTGAAGTCTTTGACAgtagtggtggtggtgcagaAAGAATGTCGAGGGAAATGGGTGTACCTTTTCTTGGGAAAGTACCTTTGGATCCACAGCTTTGCAAGGCAGCTGAAGAAGGTAGATCCTGCTTCATTGATAAAAAATGTGGGGCAAGCGCTCCTGCACTGAAGATGATCAtagaaaaattgattgaaaatcagGGGTTCTCAAGAATGTTGGTTGCTGATGGCGCGTAG
- the LOC109019736 gene encoding glucose-6-phosphate 1-dehydrogenase, cytoplasmic isoform isoform X2, producing the protein MESGSWHVEKRDTSRDEPFRDVDNVPVTGCLSIVVLGASGDLAKKKTFPALYNLFRQGFLPPDEVHIFGYARTKISDDELRNRIRGYLINEKSASSENSENLRKFLQLVKYVSGSYDSEEGFRLLDKEISKQELSKNTVEGSSRRLFYLALPPSVYPSVCRMIRHFCTNKSNLGGWTRIVVEKPFGKDLESAEQLSAQIGELFEEPQIYRIDHYLGKELVQNMLVLRFANRFFLPLWNRDNIDNIQIVFREDFGTEGRGGYFDEYGIIRDIIQNHLLQVLCLVAMEKPVSLKPEHIRDEKVKVLQSVLPINDDDVVLGQYEGYRDDPTVPDNSNTPTFATVILRINNERWEGVPFILKAGKALDSRKADIRVQFKDVPGDIFKCKKQGRNEFVIRLQPSEAMYMKLTVKKPGLEMLTIQSELDLSYRQRYQGVTIPEAYERLILDTVRGDQQHFVRRDELRAAWEIFTPLLHRIDGGEMKPAPYKPGSRGPAAADELLEKAGYVQTHGYIWIPPTL; encoded by the exons ATGGAATCAGGATCATGGCACGTTGAGAAAAGAGATACTTCAAGAGACGAGCCGTTCAGAGATGTTGACAATGTCCCCGTAACTGGGTGTCTCTCCATTGTTGTGCTCGGTGCTTCTGGCGATCTCGCCAAGAAGAAGACCTTCCCGGCACTCTACAACCTCTTTCGGCAG GGATTCCTACCCCCCGATGAAGTTCACATTTTTGGCTATGCAAGGACTAAGATTTCGGATGACGAGCTAAGAAATCGCATACGTGG GTatcttattaatgaaaaaagTGCTTCATCAGAGAACTcggagaatttaagaaagtttcTGCAACTG gTTAAATATGTAAGTGGATCTTATGATTCCGAGGAAGGCTTTCGGCTGTTGGATAAGGAAATCTCAAAGCAGGAATTATCAAAAAATACTGTGGAGGGATCGTCTCGGAGACTTTTTTATCTGGCACTTCCTCCATCAGTTTATCCATCTGTCTGCAGGATGATCAGGCATTTTTGCACGAATAAAT CCAATCTTGGTGGATGGACAAGGATTGTTGTTGAGAAGCCTTTTGGCAAAGATTTGGAATCTGCAGAGCAACTCAGTGCCCAGATTGGAGAGTTATTTGAAGAACCACAAATTTACCGTATAGACCACTATTTGGGAAAGGAATTGGTGCAGAATATG TTGGTTCTTCGATTTGCAAATCGCTTCTTCTTGCCCCTTTGGAATCGTGACAACATTGACAATATACAA ATTGTGTTCAGGGAGGATTTTGGGACCGAAGGTCGTGGTGGATATTTTGATGAATATGG GATTATTCGTGATatcattcaaaatcatctgT TGCAGGTTCTTTGCCTAGTTGCCATGGAAAAGCCAGTTTCTCTCAAACCTGAGCATATTCGGGATGAGAAAGTGAAA GTTCTTCAATCAGTTCTTCCAATTAACGATGATGATGTTGTTCTTGGACAATATGAAGGCTATAGGGATGATCCAACAGTTCCTGATAACTCAAATACTCCAACTTTTGCAACTGTAATTCTGAGAATAAACAATGAAAGATGGGAGG GTGTACCATTTATACTCAAGGCTGGGAAAGCATTGGATTCGAGAAAGGCAGACATACGTGTTCAATTTAAGGATGTGCCTGGTGATATATTCAAAT GTAAAAAGCAGGGGAGAAATGAGTTTGTAATACGCCTCCAGCCTTCAGAAGCCATGTACATGAAGCTTACG GTCAAGAAGCCTGGACTGGAGATGCTGACTATCCAAAGTGAATTAGACTTGTCGTATAGGCAACGTTATCAAGGGGTCACAATCCCAGAGGCTTATGAACGTCTAATTCTTGACAC AGTAAGAGGTGATCAGCAGCATTTTGTTcgcagagatgagttgagg GCGGCATGGGAGATCTTCACACCTCTTCTGCACAGAATTGATGGTGGAGAAATGAAGCCGGCTCCATACAAACCGGGGAGCCGAGGTCCTGCAGCAGCAGATGAACTGCTAGAAAAAGCTGGTTATGTTCAAACACATGGCTATATATGGATCCCTCCCACCTTGTAG
- the LOC109019743 gene encoding plant UBX domain-containing protein 1-like isoform X2, producing MFLDAPVPLPLKRRRLASVDPMEVEAAKAKFAAIKEKFGREIRVFETSAASPSSHEVSNSEETDDFYEFTAEDYYRISASKKEDKFLKTRKIREAEEAARKPKITKAVIRVRFPDHHTLEVTFHASETIQSLVDLLKKVVTRPELPFYIYTAPPKKQITDMPQDFYNAGFVPGAIVYFSYDLREGDDSTDANSAPFLQEEIMSLKDLDFSTEQSQQAEAVQSAPEPVPVTPAPVVQEQKAAGKKPVKPKWLRM from the exons ATGTTTCTTGATGCTCCTGTTCCACTACCTTTGAAGAGAAGAAGACTCGCGAGCGTTGATCCCATGGAGGTTGAAGCGGCCAAg GCGAAGTTTGCagctattaaagaaaaatttggaCGAGAAATCCGTGTGTTCGAAACATCAGCAGCTTCTCCATCATCACATGAAGTGTCCAATAGTG AGGAGACAGATGACTTCTATGAGTTTACTGCTGAGGATTATTATCGAATTTCAGCTTCTAAAAAGGAAG ATAAATTCTTGAAGACACGAAAAATTCGAGAAGCAGAAGAAGCGGCTCGCAAGCCAAAAATAACAAAG GCTGTCATTAGGGTTCGCTTTCCTGATCATCACACATTAGAGGTCACATTTCATGCATCAGAAACAATTCAGAGCTTGGTCGATCTTCTCAAGAAAGTGGTTACTCGACCAGAACTGCCATTCTATATAT ATACTGCTCCTCCTAAGAAGCAGATAACAGACATGCCACAAGATTTTTACAATGCTGGCTTTGTTCCCGGAGCaattgtgtatttttcttaTGATCTACGGGAAG GTGATGATTCTACAGATGCAAATTCAGCTCCCTTCCTTCAGGAAGAGATCATGTCTTTGAAAGATTTGGACTTTAGTACTGAGCAGAGCCAGCAGGCAGAGGCTGTTCAGTCTGCACCAGAACCTGTACCAGTAACACCCGCCCCTGTCGTTCAAGAACAAAAAGCTGCAGGGAAAAAACCTGTTAAGCCCAAGTGGCTGAGAATGTGA
- the LOC109019743 gene encoding plant UBX domain-containing protein 1-like isoform X4 — MEDCSRGFRVLIIQLWVLFYALNFGRSLQLLKKNLDEKSVCSKHQQLLHHHMKCPIVRRQMTSMSLLLRIIIEFQLLKRKFTDKFLKTRKIREAEEAARKPKITKAVIRVRFPDHHTLEVTFHASETIQSLVDLLKKVVTRPELPFYIYTAPPKKQITDMPQDFYNAGFVPGAIVYFSYDLREGDDSTDANSAPFLQEEIMSLKDLDFSTEQSQQAEAVQSAPEPVPVTPAPVVQEQKAAGKKPVKPKWLRM; from the exons ATGGAAGATTGTAGCCGTGGATTTCGTGTGCTGATCATTCAATTGTGGGTTTTATTTTATGCTTTAAATTTTGG GCGAAGTTTGCagctattaaagaaaaatttggaCGAGAAATCCGTGTGTTCGAAACATCAGCAGCTTCTCCATCATCACATGAAGTGTCCAATAGTG AGGAGACAGATGACTTCTATGAGTTTACTGCTGAGGATTATTATCGAATTTCAGCTTCTAAAAAGGAAG TTTACAGATAAATTCTTGAAGACACGAAAAATTCGAGAAGCAGAAGAAGCGGCTCGCAAGCCAAAAATAACAAAG GCTGTCATTAGGGTTCGCTTTCCTGATCATCACACATTAGAGGTCACATTTCATGCATCAGAAACAATTCAGAGCTTGGTCGATCTTCTCAAGAAAGTGGTTACTCGACCAGAACTGCCATTCTATATAT ATACTGCTCCTCCTAAGAAGCAGATAACAGACATGCCACAAGATTTTTACAATGCTGGCTTTGTTCCCGGAGCaattgtgtatttttcttaTGATCTACGGGAAG GTGATGATTCTACAGATGCAAATTCAGCTCCCTTCCTTCAGGAAGAGATCATGTCTTTGAAAGATTTGGACTTTAGTACTGAGCAGAGCCAGCAGGCAGAGGCTGTTCAGTCTGCACCAGAACCTGTACCAGTAACACCCGCCCCTGTCGTTCAAGAACAAAAAGCTGCAGGGAAAAAACCTGTTAAGCCCAAGTGGCTGAGAATGTGA
- the LOC109019743 gene encoding plant UBX domain-containing protein 1-like isoform X3, translating into MEDCSRGFRVLIIQLWVLFYALNFGRSLQLLKKNLDEKSVCSKHQQLLHHHMKCPIVQRRQMTSMSLLLRIIIEFQLLKRKFTDKFLKTRKIREAEEAARKPKITKAVIRVRFPDHHTLEVTFHASETIQSLVDLLKKVVTRPELPFYIYTAPPKKQITDMPQDFYNAGFVPGAIVYFSYDLREGDDSTDANSAPFLQEEIMSLKDLDFSTEQSQQAEAVQSAPEPVPVTPAPVVQEQKAAGKKPVKPKWLRM; encoded by the exons ATGGAAGATTGTAGCCGTGGATTTCGTGTGCTGATCATTCAATTGTGGGTTTTATTTTATGCTTTAAATTTTGG GCGAAGTTTGCagctattaaagaaaaatttggaCGAGAAATCCGTGTGTTCGAAACATCAGCAGCTTCTCCATCATCACATGAAGTGTCCAATAGTG CAGAGGAGACAGATGACTTCTATGAGTTTACTGCTGAGGATTATTATCGAATTTCAGCTTCTAAAAAGGAAG TTTACAGATAAATTCTTGAAGACACGAAAAATTCGAGAAGCAGAAGAAGCGGCTCGCAAGCCAAAAATAACAAAG GCTGTCATTAGGGTTCGCTTTCCTGATCATCACACATTAGAGGTCACATTTCATGCATCAGAAACAATTCAGAGCTTGGTCGATCTTCTCAAGAAAGTGGTTACTCGACCAGAACTGCCATTCTATATAT ATACTGCTCCTCCTAAGAAGCAGATAACAGACATGCCACAAGATTTTTACAATGCTGGCTTTGTTCCCGGAGCaattgtgtatttttcttaTGATCTACGGGAAG GTGATGATTCTACAGATGCAAATTCAGCTCCCTTCCTTCAGGAAGAGATCATGTCTTTGAAAGATTTGGACTTTAGTACTGAGCAGAGCCAGCAGGCAGAGGCTGTTCAGTCTGCACCAGAACCTGTACCAGTAACACCCGCCCCTGTCGTTCAAGAACAAAAAGCTGCAGGGAAAAAACCTGTTAAGCCCAAGTGGCTGAGAATGTGA